The Eublepharis macularius isolate TG4126 chromosome 7, MPM_Emac_v1.0, whole genome shotgun sequence sequence TTGAGAAATGTTGGTGTACTTACTTTCTCCTTACGGCTACAAGTGAGGTAGTTGGGATCTACGGGTCACTCCTCTCCAGCTCTTTGCCTGAAAAAGAATTAAAGATACATCATCTTTTCTACATCCATACCTACGGAACTGTTAGTTACGCGGGAGTCCCCAGTGTTTGGGTCATCATTGGTGAATATAAGAACAAACGCTAATTATATTAAATTAAGATACCTCCTTTTCCAGCACTGAGAGACTCTTCTAGAGGGATATAGTCTATGTTTAAAATGTCTATATTTTTCTCTGAGCTTGATGGTagaatgtatttttgtatatgaaTTGATATTTTGTATTTGGATTAATGCTATATATttattgcactgagcactttgacATATGAGAAGATTGATGCTAATTAAGATTCATTGAATGTTTAAtgacacctggaggttggcaaccctattgaggaACCTGTTTTAAGTGCATGCTCAGAGTTTCAGGCCAATCCATGGAGCTGTCCTCATGTCATACCTGGAAGGAATGACTCCATTTGACTCGCCCTCCTTCACCAATCAAGGAAAATGCATGTCTTTGAAAGCCACAACAGATTCACCTTATTTTCAAAGGAGAGTTGTCCCAagcaaagaagaggaaggaattgGATACAGCAGGGCAGCTGGACGACTTGAGCATGACTAATTTAATGAACCGGCCCAGATGGATCACTCCCACCAAACATGGATTTGCAACAGTTGGCAGAAATGCTGGGCATTTGGGGGCATTTAGCTTCTAGTAGGCTTTTCTTGGAACAGATGTCACAACTGAAGCGAGGGAGGgccggggaggagggggaagtgttTCTTTTTACATTTTGTCATGTATAAATATAATGTGGAACGTGTGTGTAGCTTAATAGGAGAGCAACAGAGATGGTAACAGTGATGGCatagacctctgcctgagagccaagcgacaagAGACAAATAACACAAGGACgggcacgtgaagggagtcgcaatgttagccaagaagctgagctttaaaagagatcggaaggctttgtgaatttcccctctctacagagccagggagatccctgctcagaaagcttatttcctcttcgccttctaaaaggggaggtgaaactgacagagccttggggaggcaaagaggaaattagcaaaccctctgagcggCATCTCCCTGGGGAAATTCACAAAGCCTTCcaaactcttttaaaactcaccttcccggctaacattgcaactcccttcgcGTGCTcgttctcgtgtaattcgtctcttgtagcttggctctgagactctaAAGAGGTGCAGCTATTCAAAACAGATAGAAGTGGACTCCTGGGAGGGGCTACGGTTCCATGGCAAAGCATTTGCTCTGTGTgtagaaggccccaagttcaatccgTGGCATCTTCAGCGATATGATAAGGAAGTGGTATGGAAGACCTTTGCCTGATATTTTGGAACGGTTGTGCCAGTCAATGTAGAGCTTGCTGACCTCGATAAATCAGTGGTCTGACCGTTTCATGTGTCCGGTGGTCTGATTTAGTAGACAgcatatatatatttgcatatgtgacCTTAGGTATCCTCATATGCAGGCAGTGGTGTCAGGTCATGTCTTTCAAAGTTTGTCTAAGACCTGGCAGAGTTGCTGCCAATTAGAATTGACAATATGGACCTACTAGTCAGTTATAGCAAAGTTCAGTAGAAACTAATCAGTAGAAAAGCCACTGAGTACAGTTCTCTGCCCAAACAGGCAGTTTCCTTTGCAATCAGATTTTTCAGTGGAAACAACAACTGTATCATAAGTAGAGTGCAAGCACACACTAAGTAAAGGGATGGTTGTGGACAGAGGTTTAGACAGCTCAACAAGTGAGTCAGGCTGTAGAAtatgaaggaaggaaagaaagaaggaccAGACAATAATCTATCACACGTGATCTCATTCTTCCAAGATGTAGGAAAAGGAATTAGCATCAAGACAAAGGTTGTTTTAAGCAgattgttttttttattattattattctattacAATGTTTCATTATAGAAATCTACAAAAGCAAAAGTTTTCTCTCCATGAATAAACTTTGCTACAATTGCTATGCAATTGAAGAATGACAATCTTAAAAGAGGCTGACACAGCCTCTTAGGATTCGCCACCAGGGTGGTCCCAGGAGGTGTAAGTGGCCTCGTACAATCAAAATTGGCTGGAGCAAACAAGAGACATATCAATACAACAACAGGTTGGGAAGCTGCCTTCTGCACAATGCTAAGTGAACCCATAAGATCCAGGAGTAAAAAATACAATCGGAAGTAGAAAGCAGCTTTACTAGAATCACATGGGATGAGGATTAGTCTTTCGGGAGGGAGCAGTTCACAAATATGTAACACTCATACTATTACGCGCGGTTCTCCCTTAGGAGAAAAATACCACCAGATCTCTCAATGAGAACTGATGATACAAAAATTAGGGGACTCCACTTGAAGCGTTCGTTGGGGTAGAAGCAACTGGGATAGTCAAGATCCAGCAGTCGTATGGCCTGTTCCTCAGATAATCCCAGAACCAAGACCTCACCTTATCAGTCATTATTTCAATTAATGTCTGTAACACTAGAGGAAAATAGAAATGGAAAGAAGACAACCCACACCTTTGGGGCTGTCTCTGTGTCATGTTTTCCAAGATGTTCAGTTATTACTTGTATGTGCCCCACGCCTCCATCACAGCAGAAGGCCAGGTCATTTTGGAAGAAATAAAAGCAACCCCTCCCTAAACCGTCTCCATTCCAACCTGTTTGACAGGTAGAATATGGATTACAACTTCTTTGAACATCAAAAAAATTCTTCGCTATACGGCATACAATAATGTGCCTGTTTATACTCCCTAGTTAGGCCCAGAAACTAAAAAGAATGCACCAAACTAAGAAAATAAATACTTCAGTACTTCTGCCCAGTGGGAGAAGGTGAGCACGTCCCATTCATAACAAACATGCCCAAACAACTATAGATCAGGAGACAGGAAGAAGCATCATTAACGGTGAGCACGTCCCATTCATAACATGCCACGGTGATCTTGGCATAGATAAATATCTTTCAGACTCGGATGTTTTTCCTGGACTGAAATGTCACTTTTGGCTGCCAAAATTCGGAAGGCGGGGAGCTCTCAGTGCCCAAACGCTGAAGGTCTTCACCAAGGGAAAGCTGAAGCCCAAACACTCGAGCCTCTCCCTGTGGCCCTCATCTCCAAATATCGTATGGCTCTTGCGGTCTTTTGAGACTTGGCTGCATTGGAGATGGTCCTTCATATATCATGTTTGGCTCATTGAATCTTGCGTGGCTCCTTCCATGAGCCTTTGTTCTGTCCTTTAGCTGTGGCAGCTGGTCCATCAAGCTGTTGCCTTCCAGACGTTGATCTTCCTGGGCTGGGCTTTAGTCATTGCTGCTGCTTCCTCGCCCAAGGGGATGACTCAGAAAATCAAGGAGCTGGCTGTCtggcagcagaagagagaaaatgccctacaagaaataaaaatgaaggtTAGACTCCATGGAAGAGGAAAGCCAGTGATACAGTTATTGCGCAGTCCTGTGTGGGTTCTGACAAGCTGTGACATTAGAATAACGGGAGTTGCCAGTAGGGGTTGGAGATGCCAATCGTCTCGGGTGTCTTGGGCACTGATACCTCTCCTGACATTTTCTCCAATGCTCACTCATTTCTTCAAGGGCTTCCAAAGCAGCGACAACTCTCCAGGGAGAGATGGCCAGAGCCCTACATCATCCATATGAATGATGGGGATGCGGGGAGGGAGCTATAAGCATCAATGCTCACTTGCTGTTCCCATGAGAAATTCTCCCCTCTTTGTGTTCTTAAGTAGTATAGGCTGCCCAAACAATTATAGATCAGGAGACAGGAAGAAGCGTCATGGACGGACAGCTCCAAAGGGCATCCCGATATCAGGGGACGCGTCTGGTCCCCAAAGCTATGCTCCAAAATGGGCATCGAAAGGATTTGTGGTGATTTTATTCTGGGCACTGAGAACTGGCACCTGCAGTGGGGGGGCGACTGGAATGTAGCAGTTTAATTACCTTATCTGAGGGATCTCTCCACGGGAGCCGCTGAAGATTTGGGGCTCTGACGTCCGTCGCCCCTGCTGCAAGCTCGGATTTTCTGAGCCACCTCTCCACCTTCATCTGTGCTCTCTGTGCAATTCAGGAAGAGCTTTGCTCACAGCGGCTGCTGGGGATGAGTCACTGCTGAAAACAAACCACAAGGCATGCACTGTAAGCCGGGCCTCTTTCAGCAACACATAAtaccttgcattagacattgtTCATCTCCTCCCCTAGAGAGCCCAAACTGCCCTCCTTCTCAGAAGAGGCATCACTCTGTCGGTGCGCTATCGTAGCTGAACACATGCTTACGCACGGCAGCtgtggcgggggggcgggggagagttgCCTATTCCCTTTGACCCAGTTCCCTCTTTTCTCACTTTGGGCTCTTTAGAAAACAGCAGTCCTAGAACGGGCTCGTTCTTAATGTTCTACTTGAAGAAAGGGCCTGATACGAGTCCCGGAAAGAAGAGATGTAAGGGATTTGCGGTATCCTGATTTTGATGGACTAGATCCcccccagggctctttttcttATATATATGGAAAACATGGCTGGATGGCTTTTGTTGTGCCCATCCCAAGCCAGTGTTTTTGAAGCAACAACTGTTCCCATTTTCTCTCTTCCACTTTGTTATTGTGGACTTCAGGTCCAGAGGTCCGGTCTGGAAACGGCACATTTACATTTCCCTAGCTGGCCACCTTCAGCTTCAGAAAAAGAGAATCTGACTTCAGTGGGTACCCAACCTCCCTCTAAGCCCTGAACTTGGTTCAGTAGACATACAAAGTACAATCTTACCTGTAGCCTCTGGGAAGGTCTTGCGCCCCAAAGGCCGCAAAACTGCCTTGAGAAGCTGATCTTTGCTGCTTCTCATGCTGATAGAGAATCAGGCAGTCGTCCTGCAAGCGCTCTCTCCCCCTTTGCTCTTCTCCACATTGTTGGTCAGTCCCCCTAGGCAGTGTGCAATCTTGCATGGATACAGACATTCTCTTCCTAGGATCAGGACAATAGAGAGCACAAACTTCTCACTTTTGCCTCTGTGCTCCTTCCATGTCTATCTGTTGCTGGCCTTCGAATTCTCGGCAATGAGGGAAGCAACTCAGCTTGAGCTTTCTTCTAGCGTTTCCTTGTGCAGTCGAGCTGGTTTACCGGAGGAAGAACATCAACAGTCTAAGCTGCCCGGCTCCTAAGATTGCTGTGTCAAGGACATCACAGCTTTGGAAGCTCTCCTTCACCAAAATGCCCAGTTTATTTTTCATATGGCAAAAAGTTGATACATCTCTGTCTCAGCAGATCTGCTTTGGCGCAGAGCTGGGAGTGACATGGTTTCTGGAATCAAGTTGCATTTGTATATAATTGAAATaacacctccttccccccttaAAAGAGTCTAGGAATCCTACCAAGTTGGAGCACTTGCTTATCTTCCCCTCCTGACTGTGCTCTGCCTAATAGCAGTCTAATCCCACCACCAGTTCCTGAGTCTAAACTATAAAAGAAAGGTGCTAAGACTTCGCTCTGGTCCACTGTGGAGCTGAAGACCTTCAAAATCAGGTCAGAGCCAAAGAGAATCCAGAAGACCCacttaggaagaaaaaaaaaacagaactgtcATTTGATGCTCGAGAGACTCCTGTTGGagtttttcagcaggaaaacttACCAAGAAGTTTCCTTCTTAGTCAATTTGCAGCTCATGGAGGAAGAAGGACAGTGAAAATGGAAGCTTTCTTGGAGTTAGTGAGAGCCCAAGCAGAGATAAGGGAATTAGAAGTTTCttgggaaagggggaaatgccTGGGAGGAAAAGCTCTGGAGGAACGGGCTGATGGTCGTGTGAAAGAACTCCTTATATTGTTCCCATCTCAAGACCTTGGAAACTAATGCTCAAGGAAACTTAGTGGccctctaacacacacacacacacacacacaaatcgaCTGATCCTTTTTGCCACGTTGTCTGTTCCTTGCAAAGGCTTCAAAATACCCTTTATTCTCCAGCCTGAGCCACCTCAAGTGACTCAGGCAAGCCATGTGTTCCACATGGTCGActcacaaacaaaaaaataatgcTCCTCTTATGAGTCATTGGACTGAGTAGCCTCAGACCCAGAATGGCTGCCGTCTCCAGCCGAAAGGAAGCCACCTTCTGAAATAAGTCACTGGCTCCCTTCTGTAGAACGCTCGCTGCCTCCAACTCCAGCTTAGATCACAGTGGCCGGCAGAGCAGAAATTTCTGGCTGAGTTCCATCGCTAGCGACGGGGCTAACGGTAGAGGAAGGGGGCAAGCTCTCCACGGAGCCACCCAGAGGGTGCTCGGGAGTCCTCTGCGGACTGGGCTCCTCAGAGTTCTCTAAGTTCCCCTCAACTTCCTTGCCTCTCTGGATCAGCTGTTCTAGAGTTTTGGGGTAAGGATGGCTGGTAAGGAAGCGCTTGAGTTTGGGCTGGAGGGTCCCTACGACGTACTGGATCACCTCCTCCTCGTCAGCATCGACATAGAGGGTCTGATACAGGTCCctcttcctccagaggaactgatctagcGGCTCTCCATCCTTCTGGGGGAGATCCAGCTCTTGTTTGATGGCGTCCCTCGTCAGGGTCCCCTCGCTATACTGCAGAAACTCTTTCTTGAACTCCAGCCAGTTTTTGACTGAGTCTTGTTTATACTCCCACCATTTTTTGGCTGGGCCATTCATGTGGTTTTGGATCTGAGAGAGCCAGTACTCCTCAGTCCCACCAACCTGCTTCAAATAATCCTCCAAGTGAGTCAGGAACTCTCTGGGGTCCTCAAAAatctgggtctccactggggaagcCGGGGCCTCCTCAGGGACAGTGACCCACTGATAGGAGTCATGGGGCTGAGGCACCACAGGGACATCTGCAGGTGCAGGGGGAGTCAGGGCATACATCTGGCTCATGTCCAGGGCATAATCATAAATCTCCCCTTCACTGGGCCTGACCTCTGGGCCTCCTACCCCAACAGAGACCGTCTGCCTGGGATGATCTCCATGGTAGTATTTCCCCCCACCAGATTCCAGCCGGTCAGCCCATTTCTCCAGGCGGAAAAACACTTCCTTCCAGACATTCATTTCCCTCTTGACCCACCTCTCCAAGTGAGCAATGGTCTCCTGGCATCTCGACAGGCAGGCCTTGATGGACTTCTTCCACCTCTGGTTCTCAGCAGCGGAGGGGACATGATCCTCGAGGTTGTTCTCGAGCTTCCCCACTGATTTCTGCAAGCCCTTCAGCTCCCGCTCCACCTGTTTGGACACCTCGGTCAAGAGATGTCGGTGGGTTCTCCTGACATGGTCTAACATCTCAGCCCTGCACTTCCCTATCTGAAGGATGACATTGGGCTTGTTGGCCACTCCGCGGTGGCCCTGGAAAGAGTGCATGTTCCCGGGATTGACGTTATCCAACTGCATGGTTCAGAAGCTACGGACAAAACTCACCCTAATGCTTTACCCCCCTTGTAACCACCAGAAGCGGTCTACCTCTTTTTGCCCCAAAGACAAATGCAACCAAATCagaaatcacccagcaagcttctccGTCCAAGTCCTCGTGTGCTACAAAGTCCAAGCAAAACAGAAGGAAATCTTTCAGTCTTGAATCCTTCCTCTGCCGGGGGTCTGCAAATGCCCGAGTTGAGCCGCTGAGCTCCCTTCTCCGTAAGCTGCAATGCTTTCGGTTGTTGCCGGCGTCCCTGGCGTGGATTCCTTCCTTGCTTTCTAGTCTCCTGAAGTTCACGCTAACAAGTGTCTGCCTCTCTCTAGCTGCAAAAGAGAGCTGTTCTGATTCTCTCTGTGTTCTGGCTCGTGCTCACACAGAAACCCATACTTATACTCCACACAGCTCAATATGTGGGTGTAGCCAAGCCTCTTTGCTCATCCACCTCTCGCTGCTGATTGGATGAGGAACGTTCAGTGGAAAACACAGCTCCTGGCAAGGctccctgccttccccctccctcccattcgCTTTTCCCACCCCCTCGCACACACCCCCAGACTTGAGGCGAGAAGCACTTTAAAGGTTTTGTAGAcagttggatggatggatgagtaATTCCTACCTTTTCTCCTCCCCGGCTcgctctttctctccctttcccctccaaaGAGCTCGGATAGGACTTATTCATCTCCGGACTGTTTAATCGGCAAGGTCCTTATTAAAATACATTCCCTGAAAGACCCTTGACAAAAGAGTCAGATGAAAAGGAGGCGGATTAAAATTCAATGTGTCACACGCCCTCGGCCATTCATCGGTCACAAACCCGTGCCCTGTGCATACCACATGTGCATCGCTGCCCTGCTTGCTTGTGCCACATCTGAGTATTTAGAAAAAAAGGATAAAAGGGGGTCATTGGGTGAGTATAAAAAGGATACTTTTTTTTCCGAAACAGAAGGTGGGAATTTGACACTGACATTATTAATTACAAGTCCACTCAGTGACTTCaagtttttggtgtgtgtgtggggggggggggcaatacttTGAGAGGTAAGGGGGTGTCCTACCCATCCGGGGTTTCCAGCCAATTAAATCCACCCATTGGAAAGCCTGCCAGTTACTAAGCTTGAATCAGTTGCTTAATCACACGTTCAGCCCCCAGACGCAGTGGAAGCTACACTTGTTCCTGGCTCTCGGCGACAAGACAGGAAGCGGAACCATAAAAGGACACCGGGGCTTTATATAACCAGCAGATAAAGAGATTCCCTTTCTAGAAAGAGGCAGAGTTCCCCTCTGGAACTCCAACCCGTCATTCAGACGGAGGATTGGGATGACAGCCGGGCGATGATGAGACATGGAGGCACGGGGGCCGCTGTGGGTGCTTACTAAGCAGGGTTGGAGGATTATGTAACAGGGCAGTGACCTCGCAGAACCCCACTCCACAAATGCACGACTGATTCACCTTGGATTTGGGACAGAATCTCCTCATTAGAAATAGCTACACGGCGGATCGGCCTTCTTGGAGCTGCGTAGCCTCTTTTTCTTGGATCTCTGGTGGTGGGTTGCCACCACCACCTGAC is a genomic window containing:
- the ARC gene encoding activity-regulated cytoskeleton-associated protein is translated as MQLDNVNPGNMHSFQGHRGVANKPNVILQIGKCRAEMLDHVRRTHRHLLTEVSKQVERELKGLQKSVGKLENNLEDHVPSAAENQRWKKSIKACLSRCQETIAHLERWVKREMNVWKEVFFRLEKWADRLESGGGKYYHGDHPRQTVSVGVGGPEVRPSEGEIYDYALDMSQMYALTPPAPADVPVVPQPHDSYQWVTVPEEAPASPVETQIFEDPREFLTHLEDYLKQVGGTEEYWLSQIQNHMNGPAKKWWEYKQDSVKNWLEFKKEFLQYSEGTLTRDAIKQELDLPQKDGEPLDQFLWRKRDLYQTLYVDADEEEVIQYVVGTLQPKLKRFLTSHPYPKTLEQLIQRGKEVEGNLENSEEPSPQRTPEHPLGGSVESLPPSSTVSPVASDGTQPEISALPATVI